The Vicia villosa cultivar HV-30 ecotype Madison, WI linkage group LG1, Vvil1.0, whole genome shotgun sequence genome includes a region encoding these proteins:
- the LOC131599109 gene encoding chaperone protein ClpB1-like — translation MNTETFTHKTNESIAGAHELAKSLGHAQLNPLHLASTLISDANGILFEAISNVGGEEQSRAVERVLKQELKKLATQSPPPDDIPASSSIVKLIRRAQAAQKLRGDSHLGVDLLILEILEDYQIGFLLKQCGVDVSKVKTEVEKLRGGGKEGKKVDSASADMNFHALKIYGRDLVEQAGKLDPVIGRDEEIRRVVRILSRRTKNNPVLIGEPGVGKTAVVEGLAQRIVKRDVPSNLADVKLVALDMGALVAGAKYMGEFEERLKAVLKEVEDAEGKVILFIDEIHLVLGAGRTDGAMDAANLFKPMLARGQLRCIGATTLDEYRKYVEKDAAFERRFQQVYVAEPSVPDTISILRGLKEKYEGHHGVRIQDRAIVIAAQLSSRYISGRYLPDKAIDLIDEACANVRVQLDSQPEQIDILERKRMQLEVELHALEKENDKASKARHADVREELDDIRDKLQPMIMKYTKEKERIDEIRRLKQKREKLILSLEEAERRYDLARAADLRYGAIDEVDNAIKKLEGSSDGNADESLMLTETVGPDQIAEIVSRWTGIPVTRLGQNEKERLVGLGDRLHNRVVGQDQAVNAVADAVLKSRAGLGRPQQPTGSFLFLGPTGVGKTELAKALAEQFFDDENQLVRMDMSEYMEQHSVSRLIGAPPGYVGHEEGGQLTEAVRRRPYSVVLFDEVEKAHTSVFNTLLQVLDDGRLTDGQGRTVDFKNTIIIMTSNLGAEHLLKGLSGKCTMQVAQDNVMQEVKKHFRPELLNRLDEIVIFDPLSHDQLRKVARLQMKDVASRLAEKGISLAVTDAAIDYILAQSYDPAYGGRPIRRWIEKKVVVELSKMLIREEIDENTTVFIDADPKESGLVYRIENNGSIVIAENGVKSDIFIQIPKSDATRPAKKMRIEGINDNDDEDDDVLTLEFPSK, via the exons ATGAATACAGAAACGTTTACTCACAAAACAAACGAATCGATTGCTGGTGCACATGAACTTGCAAAGAGTTTAGGACATGCTCAGTTGAATCCACTACACCTTGCATCAACTTTGATTTCTGATGCCAATGGTATATTATTCGAAGCAATTTCCAATGTTGGTGGTGAAGAACAATCACGCGCTGTGGAAAGAGTTTTGAAACAAGAATTGAAGAAATTGGCTACTCAATCTCCTCCACCGGATGATATACCTGCAAGTTCTTCGATTGTTAAACTCATTAGGAGAGCACAGGCGGCACAGAAGTTGCGCGGCGACTCTCATTTAGGGGTTGATTTGTTGATATTGGAAATTCTTGAGGATTATCAAATTGGTTTCTTGTTGAAACAATGTGGCGTGGATGTTTCTAAGGTTAAAACGGAGGTTGAAAAGCTTCGTGGCGGCGGTAAAGAAGGGAAGAAAGTCGATAGTGCTTCTGCTGACATGAATTTTCATGCTTTGAAAATTTATGGTAGAGACTTGGTTGAACAAGCGGGGAAACTTGATCCTGTTATTGGGCGCGATGAAGAGATAAGAAGAGTTGTGCGGATTTTGTCAAGAAGGACAAAGAATAATCCGGTTCTTATCGGTGAGCCGGGTGTTGGGAAAACAGCCGTTGTCGAAGGACTGGCTCAGAGAATAGTTAAAAGAGATGTTCCGAGCAATTTGGCCGATGTTAAGTTAGTTGCTTTGGATATGGGTGCATTAGTTGCTGGTGCTAAGTATATGGGAGAATTTGAAGAGAGGTTGAAGGCGGTTTTGAAAGAAGTAGAAGATGCTGAAGGGAAGGTTATTCTTTTCATCGATGAAATTCATCTTGTTCTTGGCGCTGGTCGAACTGATGGAGCGATGGACGCTGCCAATCTTTTCAAGCCTATGCTTGCTCGTGGCCAACTTAGATGCATTGGCGCAACAACTCTTGATGAATATAGGAAATACGTGGAAAAGGATGCAGCATTTGAAAGGAGGTTTCAACAGGTTTATGTTGCGGAACCTAGCGTGCCTGATACGATTAGTATTCTTCGTGGATTAAAAGAGAAATATGAAGGTCATCATGGTGTTAGAATTCAAGACCGCGCAATTGTTATTGCAGCTCAGTTGTCTAGTCGGTACATATCTG GGCGCTATCTTCCTGATAAGGCAATTGATTTAATCGACGAGGCTTGTGCGAATGTTAGAGTTCAACTTGATAGCCAACCGGAACAAATTGACATCCTTGAAAGGAAGAGAATGCAACTGGAAGTTGAACTTCATGCTTTggagaaagaaaatgacaaagcTAGCAAAGCTCGTCACGCAGAT GTGCGGGAAGAACTTGACGATATAAGAGACAAGCTTCAGCCTATGATCATGAAGTATACAAAAGAGAAAGAGAGGATTGATGAGATTCGAAGGCTGAAGCAGAAACGGGAAAAGCTTATCTTGTCGCTAGAGGAGGCTGAGAGGCGGTATGATCTAGCAAGAGCTGCAGACCTACGATATGGCGCAATCGATGAGGTGGACAATGCAATAAAAAAGCTTGAAGGGAGCAGTGATGGGAACGCAGATGAGAGTTTGATGTTGACAGAAACTGTTGGACCAGATCAAATAGCTGAGATTGTTAGCCGATGGACCGGTATACCAGTGACTCGGCTCGGCCAAAACGAGAAAGAAAGGTTAGTTGGACTTGGTGACAGATTGCACAATAGAGTTGTGGGACAAGACCAAGCGGTTAATGCTGTTGCTGATGCTGTGTTGAAATCAAGAGCTGGTTTAGGAAGACCTCAACAACCAACTGGTTCCTTCCTATTCCTCGGTCCAACCGGTGTTGGTAAAACAGAACTTGCTAAGGCTCTTGCTGAACAATTCTTTGATGATGAAAATCAGTTGGTGCGAATGGACATGTCGGAATACATGGAACAACATTCTGTATCAAGGTTGATTGGTGCACCACCAGG ATATGTTGGACATGAGGAAGGTGGACAATTGACAGAAGCTGTAAGGAGAAGGCCATACAGTGTAGTACTTTTTGATGAAGTAGAGAAAGCACATACATCTGTATTCAACACTCTTCTTCAAGTCTTAGACGATGGAAGATTAACCGACGGACAAGGCAGAACCGTGGATTTTAAGAACACAATCATTATCATGACCTCAAACCTCGGCGCCGAGCATCTCCTAAAAGGACTTTCAGGAAAATGTACCATGCAAGTTGCTCAAGACAACGTAATGCAGGAAGTAAAAAAGCATTTCAGGCCAGAATTGTTGAACCGGCTTGACGAAATTGTTATATTCGATCCTCTTTCTCACGATCAATTGAGGAAGGTTGCAAGATTGCAAATGAAGGATGTTGCTAGTCGTCTTGCTGAAAAAGGAATTTCATTGGCAGTTACAGATGCAGCAATAGATTATATACTCGCTCAGAGCTACGatcct GCGTATGGTGGTAGACCAATTAGAAGGTGGATTGAGAAGAAGGTGGTGGTAGAGCTATCTAAGATGCTTATAAGAGAAGAAATTGACGAGAATACAACGGTTTTCATTGATGCTGATCCCAAGGAAAGTGGTTTGGTATACCGTATCGAAAATAATGGATCTATTGTTATTGCTGAAAATGGAGTGAAGTCAGATATTTTTATTCAGATACCAAAAAGTGATGCTACTAGGCCTGCCAAGAAAATGAGAATTGAGGGaattaatgataatgatgatgaagatgatgatgtttTAACGTTAgagtttccttcaaaataa